AGGCAGGCCTCTGGGGCGCGGAACGCGTCAATGCTGCGAAGAATGCTCGGGAAGCACCCTCCTTGTGCAACCATCCCTGACATCCAGCCCGGCCCCCTGCCGTGACGCGCAACAGATGTGGCATGGCCCGCTATCAGCGGCCTGCAGGGTGACTGCGTATTTGAGCGGGTGAGCCGCGGGGCGACCTTGCTGCCGGTATTTGCTGTGGTTCGGAAGATCGCCGGAGCGACCGCCCCCGCTTCAGTCAGGAGACAGGATCGCAGATAGGCAGGATGCTCGCGGTCCGGATTGCGGCGGCGATCCGGGAGGTCGTTTCGTCAAGGCCGAACTGGAGGCCGTCATTGATCGCGGCCATGCTGATCTCCTCGTCCACCAGCCGTATGGCGGCTGCGGTGGCGGCTGCGCAGAGCCGGACTTCGAAATCATCCTGGCTCCGTCCGGCCCGGTCGGCGACGATCCCGATAAGTTGCACCTCCGCCGCGTGACATGCCATCAGCCAGGATGACCGCAACGCGGGTTCGCGGTGCAGGATCGCCAGAATGCGGACGGCGAGCATGCCATCGCGGACAACATCCGCGTCGGAGGCGAATTCAACCACCGCTTTCGGCAGGTAGGTTTCAATACTTTCAGTTTTTGGCCATTTGCGCAGCAAGGCCGCGAAACTCAGCTCGCCGAACATCAGCACGGGTTCGATGCAGGCCTCTTTGGAGCGGAAGTAGCGCCAGACAGTGCGCTTCGATATCCCTGCCGCAGCGGCGATATCATCCCCGCTGGTCGCGTCGAAGCCATTTTTCAGGAACAACCGCGCTGCATGGCGCGACACGTCAAGACGCGCCATGTCTCGTCTTGAGCCGCCGGTCACCTTGTTCATGTCCAGGTCCGTTCCCTTGCCGCGTGTGATTGTCAACCAAAGTCAATGCACATCGGAACGTCGCTGACGAATGACAATCTGCTATTTTAGCTTGGCACATAGAAGCATATAATTCACCAGAATATTGGCCTGGCGGTGAACTGGCGTGACGCCTTCAGCGCGGAAGGACATGCCCTATTGAAAACGAATATCCAAGTCAGGCGCGGCCGCGCCCGATTGGGCGCGACCATCTTGTCCCTACCGGCTTATTGCAGTGTTCCGCAGGTAGGTCCGGTTTGTGATCACAGGTCAGCAGTTGTCTGATACGTGGACCGATGTCACTTCAAGAACCATGTCATTGTCCGATCCAAACGAGGCAGAGCCGGTCACAATGTCGCCTGCATTGAGGCTACCGGAGATCAGCACCTCATCGACTGTATCCAGACCGAAACGTTCGCCAGAGGTGGTTTGTGCAAAGAGGCAAGTCTCTGCCAGATCAACGGCGCTGTCAGACGTGTTGGTGAGGGAAAGGTCGAATGTCTTGGTGTAAGCGACAACATCGCCCATAGTCATCGATCCGGTTGAGCGGTCGACAGCCAGAACGGCTAACTGGTCGTTGGACATCGCGATCGTCGGAAGTGCCAGAAGCACAGCCGCCATGATGCCGGGAATGGCGTAATTTGTCATGTATTTTCCTTTTTGGGCGCAGATTGCGCGCATAGATTTTCAGAATTGAGGCCGCCACCAAAGGACAGCGAACACTCAGCCACAAACATTTTTTGTCACTAAGTGACACGTCCTTCAACCCTCGGCTTCTGGCCCCGGCATGTTTCCGCCGTCTTTTGAGGTGCGGATTGCCGATACTCGTGCGCCATTACTCACAATCGGATTTCCGGGGCGGCCAGGTATCGCTTAGCGGCTTGTCACGACATCCATGACAGCCTGCGAAAGCTCGATCACCGCGCCATTCCGCGCTTCAAAATCTGCATCGGCATCCGACAGGAACACCGAGATGAAGTAGGGTGCCTGTTCCGGTGGCGTCACCATGGCGATGATGTTGCGGTTGAAGTTGCCGCTGCCGGACCGGTCGGCGATCAGCCAGTCTGCCGGTGTGCTGGCCCGGATCAGGGGACCGGTAACTCCGCCATGGCGCATCCAGTCGGTCAGCTGCGCGCGGGACTGCGGTGTCAGCACATCGTCGGTCAACATCGTTTCCAGCGTTGCCGCCATCGCCGCAGGTGTCGTCGTGTCGCGCGGATCGCCAGGTGCGAATGTGTTCAGCTCCGGCTCGCGCCGGTCCAGGCGACTGATCGGGTCACCGATATCGCGCAGAAAGCTGGTCACGGCTTCTGGCCCTCCGATGTGGTCGATCAGCAGGTTTGTCGCTGTGTTATCGCTCATGTCGAGAGAGGCGAAACACAGATCGTCGATTGTCATCATGCCGCCGACCATGGTTTCCGTCACCGGCGCATAGGAAAGGATGTCCTGCGCCGTGATCTCGACAGGCGCGTTCAGATCAAGCATGCCGTCATCTGCCAGGTGCAGAACAGCACCACAGAGCATCGGCTTGAACGTGCTGGTCATCAGAAACCGTTCATCAGCACGGTGGCTGATCGACCAGTCCGAACCGCTGTCGCGCAGATACAATCCGACGCGGGCACCAAGCCTTTGTTCGATCTCTGCGATTGTTCTCAAGCAGCCGCTGCTCTGGCTCCTCGGCAAGAGCAGCGGAGGTGTTCAGCAGACCAAGGACAAGCCCGGCAGCCATCAGCGGGCGTAAAGTAGAAAAATGGAACATCTATTCATCCTTTGGGGGGGCGGACATGCCATATCTGCTTCACCCCGGTCACTCGGGATGACTGCAGACTTATGACCGATCCGGCGTCAACATGGAACGACATCACCTGATGTCATGACGCGCTGCATAAAGATGCGCTTTACCGACCTCAAACGACAAAGCATCAGGTACTGCATTAGCTGGAGTAATGACCCTGGATCGACCGGATCTGCCTCTGAACGGATTGCGCGTGTTTGAAGTGGCCCTGCGGCAGGGCAGTTTCACCCGGGCCGCCATCGAATTACGGGTCACGCAAGCAGCGGTCAGCCATCAGATCGCAAGGCTGGAGGACCGGCTGGGTGTGACGCTGTTCTTGCGCACCTCCGGCGGGCTGGTGCCGACCGATGAAGGGCGGGCGCTATATCCGGTTGTGGAATACGGCTTTGACACTATCGCCCGCGCGCTTGACCGGATTACCGGGCAGCGCCAAGTCAGAAATCCTGAAAGTCGGCGTTGTCACCACCTTTGCGGTCGGCTGGCTTTTGCCGCACCTTGCCGCGTTTCAACGCAGCCATCCGGCAATCGATCTTCGGATATCGACGAACAACAACCGCGTGGTAATTCTGCGGCGTAGCTATCGTGACGACGAATGGCCGCGCTGGTTTGCGGGGGGCGAGGGGGCCTGCCCACCATTGACGGGGCCGATCTTCGAGTCATCCGTCGCAATCGCTAATATCGCGGTGGATGGTGGCGGCGTGGCGCTGCTACCTGTGGCGATGTTTACCCGCCACATAGATGAGCGACGGCTGGTGCAACCCTTTGCCGCGCGCGTCGCGGCGGGAAGCTATTACCTGACCTAGCCCGCAGATCGGCCCGCCACACCGGAAATGGCGGATTTTGCGGGCTGGCTTCGCGCAGAGATATGCGAATAGAATGCGTTCTTCATATTGATGTCGGTTACGATCGTGGCGGGCTGGCCTTAGAGTCAGTTCTTGTGCATTGCCACGTGAAGCCGGTCCAATCAGTGAGGAAGGCATCATCTGATATCGTGCGTGACGCGACCAGATGGCGTATGTAAAGGCGGCGCTCAAGAGCGCCGCCTGATATATTTCACAGTTACGAAGTTCTTATGCCGTGCCACTGCCGGTTTGAACGCGTGTCGACCGTGATGCGTCAGTGCGTGACACCAGATCCGCCAACCGCGACAATTGTGTAGGGCACGCCTTCGACGGCAATTGACTGTTCTACTTCGAATGTTTCGGTCGAGACAAGGTGGATCAGCCCTTGCAGCGGGTCGGTGATGGCGATGTGGTCACCTGCGACCGCCAGACGCGGGCGCGGGTCGCGCCAGTGACCATCCATCGAATAGGGCTCGGTCACCTGCAGGCTTTGGGTAATCTCGCCTGACAGGATGTTCAGCAAACGTAGTTGGCCGTCCTCGGTCAGGATATAGGCGTTTTGTGCCAGGACCGGATCGAGGGCGAAATCCACGCGGCGGGTTGGCAAATCAACCTTGCGGAACGGCTCTTCGCTGCCCGGTTCGATAATGACCACGGCAGCAGGGCCAAAATTGCCAAGGAAGAACTGCATTGCAGTTCCGCCTTTCAGGGTTGATACATTGCCATCACCCAGATCAGCGGTCGGGATATGCTCTAACGTTGGCTGTGTTGCGCCGGTGCCGGGGGTTGCAAGAACCACCCCGTCGTGGCAGCCGAAGGCAAAGACCCGCGCGGATTGCGCCTGTCCATGTACACCGGGACATTCCACCACGTCGCCGACCTCTGCGCCGTCCATATCAATCACCCGCAGCCCAAAGCGTGGTTGATCAGGGTCTTCATGCGGAACCGAGACGACGAGAAAGTCACCCATCGGCGCGGCAAGCCCGTGATGCGCGGCACCGGGTGAAAGGTTGAGCGGATCGAAGCTGCCGTTGATCACATCGCTTTCGGAAAACAGGACCACATCACCTGTGCCATCGTCAAAAATTGCGATCGTTCCTGACCCTTCGACAACATGGGCCGGCCGCGTGCCTTCGATCACGGTCGACAGCAGCTGTGCGTCGGTGATTTTGATATCCTGATGATCACCATGATCCTCGAAGGCGATTCCGGTATCGATGATCGCGACCTTACCGGCATCACCCTGCACGGCATAGATTGTGCGCCCGCTGATGCTACGGGTCAATGCAGGTGTTTGGTCGATCTGGAAGGCGTCCATCTCCGTGCCGTCGTTGAGATCCACCGCGCGGATGATCCCGTCGACATGATCGCCAATGAACAAGCGATAGACCGTTTCGTCATGTGCAGCAGCGCTGCTGGCGACAAGGCCGGTGATGGCCACGGATGTCAAAAGAAGTTTCGTGAGTGTTGACGTGCGGGACATTCCCACCTCCAGTTTTGCTATAATGTGTTATGTTATAATATAACATCAATGGATGCCAGTCCGTTTCTGAAAAACGTGGCGCTAGAAAGCAACCGTGCATAGCCGACCTAGTCTGCAAACTGTCGACTCGATTGTTACGGAAAACCGTGATCTATTTGCGCAGATGCCTGAGAAGGCCGACGGGATCGACACAAAGACGAAATCCCAAGGATCCGGCACCCGGGACCGAAATGGCTCGCTACATGCAGAGATGTCAGAAACTACAGCTTGTCCCTTTGCCTCAAAAGGCAGGCTGTGAAATCACGCATCAGGACAGATTTCTGTGAGTCGGCAGGGTAGATGATGTAGGATCTGAAATTGACCTTTGGGGCAAAAGGTCTGAACTGCAACGTCTTTCTATAGGTATGAGTTGCCATCGGATTCACCAAGCCGACTGCGTCGCCGCTAAGGCAAAGCGCGCAGATTGTCGTCGAGCTTGGAGTTTCGATGACATAATCGGGTTCAATACCGGCATGGGCGAGGACCTCATCAAACCTGTGGCGGGCCCTATCCTCTGAGGCTAGGCCGATGAGGGGTTGCCCCGCAAGCATTTCTGGCGTGATTTCTTCATGGCGGCACAGCGGATGATCAGGATTCATCGCAATTGTGCCTGAAAAATTTCCAAACAGCTGTGTATCTACGCCGGATCGGTCAATCTCATCCGCGGCCAAACCGATGTCATACTGGCCATCGATTATGCCGTTGCGGATCGCGGCAGACCAAGTGATGTGGAACGTAATCCGCACCTTTGGGTTGCGTTCCCGGAAATCACGGATCGCGGCAGGCACAAGCGTGCCTCCTCCCGCAGACAAGCAACCGATCTTTAGCGTTCCTTCACCATAATCTCTGATCGCCGCTGCTGCCGCGCGTATTCTGTCCATACCACGAAAACTCGCGGTGACCTCCCGATGGAACAACTTGCCTTCTGGCGTAGAGACCAGCCGCCCACGCACGCGATCAAAAAGCTGGAATTTCAGACTCTTTTCGAGTTCCGCGATAAGGCGCGAAATGGCCGGCTGGGTCACATTCATCAGTTCAGCGGCCCGTACCGTAGAGCCCGATATCATCACTGTGTGAAAGGCCTCTATCTGCCTGTGATTCATGTTCTACCTATAATATTTGGTTATTGAGGTATGTCAGCCTATCAGTAGACCTTGGTGCGGTATCCTGCAACTATTGTGACAGTTCTCAAAAAAGGCACGACAATGCGCGACGCAACCAAAGCAATCCTACATCCTGCAATCAACGAAGACGGCTATGCTGCGTTAACCGTGCCGACACATCGCGCGTCGACCATCGTATTCACCAATGCCCAGTCTTATGCCAAGCGTGGCCAGCGCGATTTGGATAATTATTCCTATGGAATGCACGGAACGCCAACACAGCGTGTTCTGGAGGCGCAGCTGACCGCGCTGGAAAATGGTCAGCGCACCGTCATTGTTCCGTCTGGCCAGGCTGCCATCGCCATTGTCATGCTGTCGGTGCTGCAAACCGGTGATCATGTCCTGATCGCTGAGACGGCCTATCCACCGGCAATCGGCTTTTGCAAAAACTTTCTTGCGCCACGTGGCATAAGCTATTCAACTTATGCACCCGGGATAGGGGCGGATATCGAAGCGCAGATCACTGACCAGACACGCCTGATCTGGATGGAATCCCCCGGCTCGACAACTATGGAAGTTGAAGACGTGCCAGCGATTGTCAAGGTTGCCAAGAAGCACGGCATCTTGACTGGCATAGACAATACCTGGGCCACACCTTTGCTGTTCAAGCCGCTGGATCACGGTGTCGATTTTTCGATGCAAGCTTTGACCAAATATCCGTCCGGTCATTCTGATGTCCTGATGGGTTCGGTGACCGTCAATGATCTTGGCTTGCGCAAAAACCTGCGCGACCAGATGCGTATGCTGGGGATGCATACCGCGCCTGACGCGATTTCGCTGGTCCTGCGCGGTCTGGAAACGATGGCCCTGCGCGTGGCCCACTCTGGTCGCATCGCTGGTGACATCGTCACAAAGATTGCTGCGCGGGGCGATTGCGAAGTGCTTTACCCCGGTTTGGCCAGCAGCCCCGGACATGACATCTGGAAACGCGACTTCAACGGCGCAAGCGGCCTGTTTTCCGTGGTCCTGCCCACCGCCTGGGATGCCCGGCTTGACGATGCACTTAATGCGTTGGAGGTCTTTTCGATCGGGGCGTCCTGGGGAGGGACGCATAGCCTGATGGCCCCGATGACCGTCAAAGAGCATCGCAGCGCGACCCATCCGCGCAACGATTGCACCATCCTGCGCATCAGCATCGGGCTGGAAGATCCAGCCGATATCCGTGCCGATCTGGACGCTTTCTTTAACAGAATTTCCAGAACTTGATCACCCCCCAAAGCGTCCAGAACGTGACGCGATCCAACAACCAACAGGAGATATCATGAAATATACAATAGCAATTGCCGCAAGCCTGAGCACCATTGCAACTGCCGGTGCTGCCCAGTCAATGCTTCAGACCGTCCAGGAGCGTGGGCGACTGATTTGCGGAGCCAGTCAGGGAACGCCCGGTTTTGGCGCGCCTGATGACAACGGATACTGGCGGGGTCTTGATATCGAGACATGTCGCGCAGTTGCCGTTGCTGTGCTGGGCGATAAAGATGCAGTGGATTTCGTCCCCCTGTCGGGTCAGCAGCGTATTCCCGCACTCCAGACGGGCGAGATAGATGTTCTGCCGCGCACCTTGACCTGGACGCTTCAGCGCGACGCTAACGGGATCAATTTTACCACGCCGAATTACTACGAATACACCGGGTTCATGATGCCGACATCACTGGGCATTACAGAGGTTTCACAGATGTCCGGTGCCTCGGTTTGTGTTCAGACCGGCTCAACCACCGAAGTTGTCGTCAATGACGTTTCGACCAAGAACGATCTCGATCTGCAACCGATCATTTTCGACAATACGGCCGCCGCGCGGCAGGCCTTTTTCGGCGGGCGGTGTGATGCCCTGATCACCGATGCAGGTGCTTTGGCATCGGTGCGCGCGACAATGTCTGACAGCCCTGATGACTACATCATCTTTCCGGCCACCGAATATGCCGATGCGCTGACCCCGGCGGTGCGCGGCGGGGATGATCAGTGGATGGATATTGTTACCTGGTCGATCCAGGCGCTGATCGCGGGTGAAGCCTTTGGTCTGACCCAGGACAATGTGGAGGATGCGCTGAATTCAGACGATCCGCGCATCCGCCGGTTCCTTGGGACGGATCAGGGCAACGGGACGGCACTGGGTCTGTCGGATGATTTTGCCTATCGCATCATCAAGGAAATCGGAAACTACGGCGAAGTCTTTGACCGCAATATCGGCGCGGGCAGTCCGCTTGATCTGGAACGGGGATATAATGCGCTGTTTACCGACGGCGGCCTGATGTTCCCGCTGGCGTTCCAATAGACATGTTCACGTCGCTTTGGTATTCCGCCCGCCTGCGTGGCTGGGCTGTTCAGATCGCCCTTGCGGGCGGTCTGATCGCCGTGCTGCTCTGGATTGCAGGCAATACGGCGCAGAATTTGACAGAACGCGGTATCCGGACGGGTTTCGATTTTCTGTCGCGCCCCGCACGCTTTCCGATTTCGGAATCGGTCATCCGGTATGATCCGTCAGATACGTTCTTCTGGGCCTATGTTGTCGGTGTGGCCAACACACTCTGGCTGTCGTTTCTGACGATCCTTTTTGCGACCATTCTGGGGCTCGCTGTCGGCCTTGCGCGGCGCTCAGCGCATCCTTTGTTGTCGCAGATCGCCATGGTCTTCGTGACAATCATGCGAAATGTCCCGCTGATCGTACAGCTATTGTTCTGGTATGGGATCACGACATCGATATTTCCGGCACCCAGGGATGCGTTCAACCCTTTACCGGGCGTTTTCCTGTCGCTGCGCGGTGTCTATGCGCCCTCGCTTGTTGCGGGGCCGGGCGCAGTGGGGCTGATCGGCGTCGTTCTGGTGGCAGCTATGCTGATCATCTGGGTCAGCCGCAAGGCCCTGCGTGGCGGTGTCAGAATGCGTGTCGCCGTGCCCGCGGGAATCATATGCTTTGGCGTCGTCTGTGTGGTGTTCTACGGCCTGTTTGGCAGCCCGATTGGTCTGGAAATGCCTGAGCTGACCGGGCTGAACTATCGCGGCGGGCTGCATTTCACGCCAGAATTCGCTGCAATCGTCTTCGGAATCACACTCTACACATCCGCCTTTATCGGCGAAATCATCCGTGGCGGGATCGAAGCGGTCAAACAAGGCCAATGGGAGGGGGGGCGCGCACTGGGATTAAGTGAGCGCCATATCATGTTCCGAATTATTCTTCCGCAGGCGCTGCGCGTAATCATTCCGCCGATCACTTCGCAGTATCTGTCGACTGTGAAGAATACGACACTGGCCGTCGCAGTCGGCTATCCCGAACTTGGTCTGGTCGTGAATACGGTGATCAATCAGACAGGTCAGGCACTCGAAAGCATCCTGATCATGCTGGGTGTTTATCTGAGCATCTCGCTTTCGGTTTCCGTATTCATGAACTGGTATAACAGGCGCGTCGCGCTGGTGGAGCGTTAACATGAAAATTGGCGAAACCAATGTGCCGGGGATGGTCCCGCCGCCAAGGCCGCGACAGAGCTGGCGGACATTGTTCTTTGGCGACTGGCTGTCGATCTGTCTGACCATCCTGTCAGTGCTGATTATCATCAGTCTGATCCCCGCATTCAGATGGGCGGTTCTTGACGCCACATGGCCAGGCGGCACACCGGAGGCCTGTCGCACGGGCGGCGCCTGCTGGGCCTTTGTGGGCGCGAAGTCACGCCTCATCCTTTTCGGCCTGTATCCGCCGCAATATCAGTGGCGGGCGACCATCGTAATCGTGCTGATCATCGCAATGGTGCTTACATCGCTGTCACCACGCTTTTGGGGCGCGCGCCTTGCAGTGCTGTGGGTCGGGGGCATCCTGCTGATGCTTTTGCTGATGGGCGGGGGCTATTTCGGGCTGGACCGCGTGCCGACATCTCAATGGGGTGGCCTGCCGGTTATTCTGATGCTGGCAGTTCTGTCGCTGGGGATCGGCTTTCCCATCGCGATCCTGTTGGCGCTCGGGCGGCGCGGGTCGCTGCCAGTGACGCGCGCAATCTGCACATTCATTATCGAATTGGTGCGTGGTCTGCCACTTGTCGGGCTGTTGTTCGTCGCGGCCATTCTGCTGCCGCTGTTCCTGCCGCCGGACTGGACAATCGACAAATTGTTCCGCACGCTGGTTGCATTAACCATCTTTTCGTCGGCCTATCTCGCCGAAGTGGTCCGCGGCGGTTTGCAAGGGCTGGACAAGGGGCAAGGCGAGGCGGCCCGCGCGTTGGGCATACCTTACTGGAAAATGGTCTGGCATATCATCTTGCCGCAGGCGATCCAGAACGTGATTCCGCCACTGACAAACACCGCAATCGTCATGGTCAAAAATACCTCACTGGTGCTGATCGTCGGTATCT
Above is a window of Roseinatronobacter sp. S2 DNA encoding:
- a CDS encoding TetR family transcriptional regulator, which translates into the protein MNKVTGGSRRDMARLDVSRHAARLFLKNGFDATSGDDIAAAAGISKRTVWRYFRSKEACIEPVLMFGELSFAALLRKWPKTESIETYLPKAVVEFASDADVVRDGMLAVRILAILHREPALRSSWLMACHAAEVQLIGIVADRAGRSQDDFEVRLCAAATAAAIRLVDEEISMAAINDGLQFGLDETTSRIAAAIRTASILPICDPVS
- a CDS encoding LysR family transcriptional regulator encodes the protein MNHRQIEAFHTVMISGSTVRAAELMNVTQPAISRLIAELEKSLKFQLFDRVRGRLVSTPEGKLFHREVTASFRGMDRIRAAAAAIRDYGEGTLKIGCLSAGGGTLVPAAIRDFRERNPKVRITFHITWSAAIRNGIIDGQYDIGLAADEIDRSGVDTQLFGNFSGTIAMNPDHPLCRHEEITPEMLAGQPLIGLASEDRARHRFDEVLAHAGIEPDYVIETPSSTTICALCLSGDAVGLVNPMATHTYRKTLQFRPFAPKVNFRSYIIYPADSQKSVLMRDFTACLLRQRDKL
- the bla gene encoding class A beta-lactamase — its product is MRTIAEIEQRLGARVGLYLRDSGSDWSISHRADERFLMTSTFKPMLCGAVLHLADDGMLDLNAPVEITAQDILSYAPVTETMVGGMMTIDDLCFASLDMSDNTATNLLIDHIGGPEAVTSFLRDIGDPISRLDRREPELNTFAPGDPRDTTTPAAMAATLETMLTDDVLTPQSRAQLTDWMRHGGVTGPLIRASTPADWLIADRSGSGNFNRNIIAMVTPPEQAPYFISVFLSDADADFEARNGAVIELSQAVMDVVTSR
- a CDS encoding PLP-dependent aspartate aminotransferase family protein; amino-acid sequence: MRDATKAILHPAINEDGYAALTVPTHRASTIVFTNAQSYAKRGQRDLDNYSYGMHGTPTQRVLEAQLTALENGQRTVIVPSGQAAIAIVMLSVLQTGDHVLIAETAYPPAIGFCKNFLAPRGISYSTYAPGIGADIEAQITDQTRLIWMESPGSTTMEVEDVPAIVKVAKKHGILTGIDNTWATPLLFKPLDHGVDFSMQALTKYPSGHSDVLMGSVTVNDLGLRKNLRDQMRMLGMHTAPDAISLVLRGLETMALRVAHSGRIAGDIVTKIAARGDCEVLYPGLASSPGHDIWKRDFNGASGLFSVVLPTAWDARLDDALNALEVFSIGASWGGTHSLMAPMTVKEHRSATHPRNDCTILRISIGLEDPADIRADLDAFFNRISRT
- a CDS encoding LysR substrate-binding domain-containing protein, translated to MTLSPARLTGLPGSAKSEILKVGVVTTFAVGWLLPHLAAFQRSHPAIDLRISTNNNRVVILRRSYRDDEWPRWFAGGEGACPPLTGPIFESSVAIANIAVDGGGVALLPVAMFTRHIDERRLVQPFAARVAAGSYYLT
- a CDS encoding amino acid ABC transporter permease gives rise to the protein MKIGETNVPGMVPPPRPRQSWRTLFFGDWLSICLTILSVLIIISLIPAFRWAVLDATWPGGTPEACRTGGACWAFVGAKSRLILFGLYPPQYQWRATIVIVLIIAMVLTSLSPRFWGARLAVLWVGGILLMLLLMGGGYFGLDRVPTSQWGGLPVILMLAVLSLGIGFPIAILLALGRRGSLPVTRAICTFIIELVRGLPLVGLLFVAAILLPLFLPPDWTIDKLFRTLVALTIFSSAYLAEVVRGGLQGLDKGQGEAARALGIPYWKMVWHIILPQAIQNVIPPLTNTAIVMVKNTSLVLIVGIFDMLSAARSASTDPTWPAPSTEGYLFVAAIYFAICAAISIYARHLENRVRARSHS
- a CDS encoding amino acid ABC transporter substrate-binding protein, producing MKYTIAIAASLSTIATAGAAQSMLQTVQERGRLICGASQGTPGFGAPDDNGYWRGLDIETCRAVAVAVLGDKDAVDFVPLSGQQRIPALQTGEIDVLPRTLTWTLQRDANGINFTTPNYYEYTGFMMPTSLGITEVSQMSGASVCVQTGSTTEVVVNDVSTKNDLDLQPIIFDNTAAARQAFFGGRCDALITDAGALASVRATMSDSPDDYIIFPATEYADALTPAVRGGDDQWMDIVTWSIQALIAGEAFGLTQDNVEDALNSDDPRIRRFLGTDQGNGTALGLSDDFAYRIIKEIGNYGEVFDRNIGAGSPLDLERGYNALFTDGGLMFPLAFQ
- a CDS encoding DUF4354 family protein produces the protein MTNYAIPGIMAAVLLALPTIAMSNDQLAVLAVDRSTGSMTMGDVVAYTKTFDLSLTNTSDSAVDLAETCLFAQTTSGERFGLDTVDEVLISGSLNAGDIVTGSASFGSDNDMVLEVTSVHVSDNC
- a CDS encoding amino acid ABC transporter permease, giving the protein MFTSLWYSARLRGWAVQIALAGGLIAVLLWIAGNTAQNLTERGIRTGFDFLSRPARFPISESVIRYDPSDTFFWAYVVGVANTLWLSFLTILFATILGLAVGLARRSAHPLLSQIAMVFVTIMRNVPLIVQLLFWYGITTSIFPAPRDAFNPLPGVFLSLRGVYAPSLVAGPGAVGLIGVVLVAAMLIIWVSRKALRGGVRMRVAVPAGIICFGVVCVVFYGLFGSPIGLEMPELTGLNYRGGLHFTPEFAAIVFGITLYTSAFIGEIIRGGIEAVKQGQWEGGRALGLSERHIMFRIILPQALRVIIPPITSQYLSTVKNTTLAVAVGYPELGLVVNTVINQTGQALESILIMLGVYLSISLSVSVFMNWYNRRVALVER